A genomic segment from Gorilla gorilla gorilla isolate KB3781 chromosome 3, NHGRI_mGorGor1-v2.1_pri, whole genome shotgun sequence encodes:
- the TDO2 gene encoding tryptophan 2,3-dioxygenase: MSGCPFLGNNFGYTFKKLPVEGSEEDKSQTGVNRASKGGLIYGNYLHLEKVLNAQELQSETKGNKIHDEHLFIITHQAYELWFKQILWELDSVREIFQNGHVRDERNMLKVVSRMHRVSVILKLLVQQFSILETMTALDFNDFREYLSPASGFQSLQFRLLENKIGVLQNMRVPYNRRHYRDNFKGEENELLLKSEQEKTLLELVEAWLERTPGLEPHGFNFWGKLEKNITRGLEEEFIRIQAKEESEEKEEQVAEFQKQKEVLLSLFDEKRHEHLLSKGERRLSYRALQGALMIYFYREEPRFQVPFQLLTSLMDIDSLMTKWRYNHVCMVHRMLGSKAGTGGSSGYHYLRSTVSDRYKVFVDLFNLSTYLIPRHWIPKMNPTIHKFLYTAEYCDSSYFSSDESD, from the exons ATGAGTGGGTGCCCATTTTTAGGAAACAACTTTGG atatacttttaaaaaactccCCGTAGAAGGCAGCGAAGAAGACAAATCACAAACTGGTGTGAATAGAGCCAGCAAAGGAGGTCTTATCTATGGGAACTACCTGCAT ttGGAAAAAGTTTTGAATGCACAAGAACTGCAAAgtgaaacaaaaggaaataaaatccatGATGAACATCTTTTTATCATAACTCATCAAG CTTATGAACTCTGGTTTAAGCAAATCCTCTGGGAGTTGGATTCTGTTCGAGAGATCTTTCAGAATGGCCAT GTCAGAGATGAAAGGAACATGCTTAAGGTTGTTTCTCGGATGCACCGAGTGTCAGTGATCCTGAAACTGCTGGTGCAGCAGTTTTCCATTCTGGAGACGATGACAGCCTTGGACTTCAATGACTTCAG AGAGTACTTATCTCCAGCATCAGGCTTCCAGAGTTTGCAGTTCCGACTATTAGAAAACAAGATAGGTGTTCTTCAGAACATGAGAGTCCCTTATAACAGAAGACATTATCGTGATAACttcaaaggagaagaaaatgaactGCTACTTAAGTCTGAGCAGGAAAAGACACTTCTGGAATTAGTGGAG GCATGGCTGGAAAGAACTCCAGGTTTAGAGCCACATGGATTTAACTTCTGGGGAAAGCTTGAAAAAAATATCACCAGAGGCCTGGAAGAGGAATTCATAAGGATTCAG GCTAAAGAAGAGTctgaagaaaaagaggaacagGTGGCTGAATTTCAGAAGCAAAAAGAGGTGCTACTGTCCTTATTTGATGAGAAACGTCATGAACATCTCCTTAGTAAAG GTGAAAGACGGCTGTCATACAGAGCACTTCAGGGAGCATTGATGATATATTTTTACAG ggaAGAGCCTAGGTTCCAGGTGCCTTTTCAGTTGCTGACTTCTCTTATGGACATAGATTCACTGATGACCAAATGGAGAT ATAACCATGTGTGCATGGTGCACAGAATGCTGGGCAGCAAAGCTGGCACCGGTGGTTCCTCAGGCTATCACTACCTGCGATCAACCGTGAG TGATAGGTACAAGGTATTCGTAgatttatttaatctttcaaCATACCTGATTCCCCGACACTGGATACCGAAGATGAACCCAACCATTCACAAATTTCTATATACAGCAGAATACTGTGATAGCTCCTACTTCAGCAGTGATGAATCAGATTAA